The Kocuria turfanensis genome contains the following window.
GCCCTCGGGGCCTGGCTGTTCCTCGTGCTGCTCGGGATGGCGGCCGCCGCCGTCACCATCGCCCTGGTCAACAAGTACATGTACGGCCCGGAGACGGACGTGCGGGCGTACTTCGAGGACCTGCAGGACGGCGACGGCGGGCGGGCCCTGGGGCTGCTCAACGCCAGCGTGCCCGAGGCCAACGCCGCGATGCTCGACGGTGACCCGCTGGAGGCCTCGGCCGAGGAGCTCGAGGACCTCGAGGTGTCCACCGTGAGCAACGACGGCGAGCAGGCCGTGGTGCGCGCCGACTACAGCCTCGGCGGCGAGCGGCACAGCTCCGAGTTCAGCCTGCACCCGGTGGACACGCAGTGGGGCTTCTTCACGGTCTGGGCCTTCGACGAGACCCCGCTGCCCACGCTGACGGTCAGCCTGCCGGGGGTGACCTCCGTGGACATCAACGGCATGTCCGTGGCGCTGCCCGACTCCGCCGGGGAGTTCTCCGCGTTCTTCCCGGGGACCTACACGGCCTCCTACACCTCCGAGCTGGTCGAGGCCGATCCGGTCAGCACCACGCTGACCGCCCCGGGCCAGGATGCGGAGGTCGTGCTCGAGCCCCGGCCCACCGCGGCCCTCGAGGAGGAGGTGGACCGGCAGCTGAAGGAGCACCTCGACGGCTGCGCCGAGCAGAACACCCTCTTCCCGGCGGGCTGCCCGTTCTCCTACGAGTTCGACGGGCGGGTCCAGGGGGACGTGCAGTGGACGATCGAGTCCTATCCGGACCCGCGGATCGTGGTGGGCACGCGGGGCGGCCGCGGCTGGTCCCTCGAGTCGGCGCGGGGCACCGCCCGGATCGAGTTCGACTCCCTGGACCTGTTCACCGGCGAGGTCGAACGGCTCGAGCGGACGGTGCCGTTCGAGGTCGCGGCGGACCTCGCCGTCGACGACTCGACCGTGCGGGTCACCCCGCGCGGCTGACAGCACGGTGCGGGTCACCCCGCCCGGCCGGGACGAGCGTCCGGCCCGAGCCGGAACGGCCCCCGGCGAAGTGGCAGCCCGCAGCGGGAGGACCGGACCGTTCCGGGACCCCGCAGAGGAAGTCCCGGAACGGCGGCCCGGGACGGGCCGGCTCAGTTGACCCCGCGCAGGTCCAGGACGAGCTCGGTCTCCCCCTCGGGGTCCAGCACGAACGGGATCCCCCAGTCCTGCTGGTACAGGTGGCAGGCCGCGTGGTCGGGGATCTCCCCGCCGGGCTCGCCGTCGCAGGCCGCGGCGCGCGCGGTCAGGTGCAGGACGCCCTCGGTGACCCCGTCCGCGAGCACGAGCTCCCGGCGCAGGCCCTGCGCCGTGCCGCCGCCCGCCACGAGCGCCCCCTCCGGGGAGGAGGAGATCTTCAGCTGGGTCGGGTCGCCCCAGCGGTCGTCGAGCTTCTGCCCCGTCGGGGCCGCGAAGCGCACGTCGATCGCGAGCGCCCCCGGCGCCAGCTTCGTGCGGGCGCGCTGGGTCTGCGAGGCCCCCTCGTCCACGCGCTGGGCGGTGGCGGGGATCGGCACGCGGACCAGGCGGTGCGCGTTGGCCTCGACGACCACGAGCAGCGGCTCCCCGCCCGAGACGTCGAGCAGCACGTCCGAGGGCTCCGCCAGACCGCGGGCCAGGGTGGCCACCTGTCCCGTCCGCGGATCGTAGTGGCGCACGGCACCGTTGTAGGTGTCGGCCACGGCCACGGAGCCGTCGGGCAGCTGGGCCACCCCGAGGCAGTGCTGCAGCCGCGCCTGCCCGGCGTCGCCGTCGCGGAAGCCGAAGTCGAACAGCCCCTCGCCCACGGCGGTCTCGACCGCGACGGCGCCGTCGTCGTCGAAGCGCAGCACGCGCAGCGCCGAGGTCTCCGAGTCGGCGATCCACACGTTGCCGAGGTGGTCCTCCGCGAGCCCCGAGGACTGGGCGAACCACGCCTCCGCGGCGGGCCCGTCCTTGAGCCCCTCGTCCCCGGTGCCGGCGAGCACGGCGAGCTGCCCGCTGCGCGGGTCGAAGGAGAACAGCTGGTGGGTGCCGGCCATGGCCACCAGCAGCCGGCCGGCCCGGGTGGACCACACGACGTCCCAGGGCGACGACAGCGCCACGGTCAGCGGGTCCGCGCCCACGGGCACGGCGTTGGGCTCCGCGCCGCGGGCGCGCTCCTCGTCGAGCAGGCGCTGGACGCCGCTGCCGGCGACCGTGCGCACCGTGCCCGTGGCCAGGTCCACGCCGCGCAGCCGGTGGTTCACGGAGTCGGCGACGACCACGTCGTACCCGACGACCGCCCGGACGTCCTCGGGCAGCAGGGTCAGGCCCTGGGGCTCGGTGAAGCGGGCCGTCGCCGCGTCCCCGTCCTCGTGGCCCTTCTGCCCGGCGCCGATCACGCGCTGGACCGTCTCGAGGTCGTTGCCGAGCTGGACGAGGCGGTGGTGGCCGGTGTCCGAGACGAGGAAGGAGCCGTCCGGCAGCGGGAGCACCTTGCCGGGGAAGCGGAGGTCGCCCTCGGGCGCGGGGCGCGGGACATAGGGGCCGTCGCCGCGGTGCAGGGTGCCCCGGGCCTCGTGCTCGGCCACGAGCTCCTCCACGAGGGAGACCAGGCCCTGGACGTGGCCCTCCCCGGACAGGTGCGCCACGATGTAGCCCTCGGGGTCCACCACCACGAGGGTGGGCCAGGCCCGGGCGGTGTAGGCGTCCCACGTGGTGAGCTCGGGGTCGTCGAGCACCGGGTGGTGGACCTCGTAGCGGTCCACGGCCGCGGCGAGCGCCTCCGGATCCGCCTCGTGCTCGAACTTCGGGGAGTGCACCCCCACGGTGACGAGGACGTCGGAGAAGCGCTCCTCGAGGGGCCGCAGCTCGTCGAGCACGTGCAGGCAGTTGATGCAGCAGAAGGACCAGAAGTCCAGGATCACGACCTTGCCGCGCAGGGCGGCGAGGTCCAGGTCCTGGCCGCCGGTGTTGAGCCAGGCGCGGCCCTGCAGTTCGGAGGCGCGGACGCGGGAGGTGAGGCGCATGGAGGAAGGGTCCTTTCGGGTGGGTGCGATGGGGGCGGGACTCAGCGGCGGGCGGCGCGGTCGTCGCGCTCCGCGAGTCGGGCCATCATGTCGTTGTAGGCCTTGAGCTCGGCGTCGTCGGTGCGGTCCGCCTGGCGGTCCACGCGGCGGTTCTCCTTGCCGCCCGCCAGCGCCCACAGGACGGCGACGACCACGGCGACGACGACGGTGGGGAACTCGCCGATCCCCCACATGAGGGCCCCGCCGAACTGCTGGTCCTCGATGGCCGACCGGCCCCAGTCCCGCCCGGTGTTGCCGAACCAGGAGGCCTGCAGCAGGGTGTCCGAGCCCATCAGGGCCACCCCGACGAAGGCGTGGTAGACCATCGTGGCGAGCAGCATGACGAGGCGCATCATGTGGCCGGGACGGTACGGGATGGGGTCGCTGCCGATGAGCACGAGCATGAACAGGTACCCGGTGATCAGGAAGTGCGTGACCATGAACACGTGGCCCACGTGGTAGTGCAGCGTGAAGTGGAACAGCGGGGTGAAGTAGAAGACCACGATCGAGGCGGCGAAGTTCACGGCGGCGAAGATCGGATGGGTCACGATCCGGCCGAACGTGGAGTGCACGAGGCGCAGGATCCACTCGCGGGGCCCGCGGCTGCCGTCCCGGCGGGCTTCCAGGGCCTTGAGCAGCAGGGAGACCGGCGAGCCCAGGACCAGGAAGATCGGCACCACCATGGTCAGCGCCATGTGCTCGACCATGTGCGCCGAGAACAGCACCCGGCCGTAGACGGCGACCCCGCCGGAGGTGATGTAGAACAGCGCGAGGAGACCGGTCAGCCACGACAGGGTGCGCAGCACCGACCAGGAGTCCCGGCGGCGGCGCACCCGCACGAACGCCCAGAGGTAGACGAGGGCGAGGAACAGGCACACGGCCAGCCACAGCCAGTCGACGCGCCACGTGGTGAACCATGAGGCGGCGGTGGGCTCCGGCGGCAGCTCGTACCAGGTGAGGATCTGGGCCGGGGAGGCGTCCGGGGCCAGCTCCTCGGGCACCGGCGGCGCCGTCCGGGACAGGGCCACCGCGATCCCCATGACGGCGCCCATGAGCAGCAGCTCCCCGAGCACCAGCTGCCACACGGCGCGGCGGGCCGTGAGCCGGCCGGCCTCCAGCGCGGGCACCAGCCACCGGCGGTGGGCCAGCCCGGCACCGCCCAGGGCGAGCGTGAGGGCGGCCTTGACGAGCACCAGTCCCCCGTAGCCGCTCGTGAGCTGGTCCCAGGACCCGATCCGCACCGCGGCGTTGACGGTTCCGGAGAGGAACACCAGGAAGAAGGCGCCGAACGCGACCGCGGAGAAGCGGCGCAGCACCACGGCCGCGATCGGCGCGCGGTCCCGGGGGCCGGCCGCCGTCCGGCCGCGGGCGGCGCCCTCCGGCAGCGTGCCGGTGCCGGCGTCCGGGGCGCTCAGCTGCGGCGAGAGCCAGGCGAGCACCACCAGGCCGCCGGTCCACAGGCACACCCCCAGCAGGTGCAGGCCCAGGGAGTTGACGGCGCCCATGTGGTCGTTGCCGCCCGCGGAGTGACCGTTGAGGGCCATCGCCACGAGGGCCGTGCAGGACAGGGCCAGGGTGAGCAGCAGCCCGAGCGGCGCCCGGATCCCGAACACGAGGGTGGTCACCACGGCCGCCGTCACGACGATCGCCGTCTGCGCCTGCCCCGTGGGGATGTCCGTGGCGTAGTGCAGCAGCTGCTGGGTGTAGGTGCCGTCCCCGCCCACGGGCACGCCCGCGACGTCGGAGTAGGACAGCACGAGCACCGCCAGGGCCGCCACGGTCCACACCGCGGCCGCGGCCTCGGCCAGGCGCAGCGTCGTCGTGAACAGCGGGTGCTCCGGTGCCGCGTTCCCGCCGTCCGTGCCCGTCCCGGCGCGGCCGGCGCGCCGGGTGCTGGGCACGATCCCGACGGCGAACAGCAGCGCGCCGATCACGACGACCAGGGCGCTGTTGTGCACCAGCTCGGCGGCGGGCAGGCCCCAGCGCACCAGCGCCCCGGGATCGGCGGCCAGCCGGGCGGCGCCCGACCCGGTCCAGACCATGGCCACGACGAGCGCCGTGAGGGCCACGACGGGCACGGCCGCGAGCAGCCAGGGGTCCAGCCCGCGTCCGCCCGCGCGCGCGGCGGTGCCGTGGTCGGCGCGCTCGGCCGTCCTCGTGCTCATGGTGCATCTCCTTCTTCCGCCTCCCCCGTCGGGGCGGCTCCATCCATTGTCCCCCGCAGCGCAAATCCGCCCGGCCCCGGGGGCAGCTCCCGGACGGTGGCCCGGCGGCCCCGCCCGGGCGCCGGCCCGGCGGCTGTGCCGGCCGGGCGCGGAGCCCGGTCGAGCGGGCGTCGCAGGGGTCCTGCCGGAGCAGTCGCCCTGCCCGCTCAACGGCCGGCGCAGGGATCCTGCCCGCTCAGCGACCGGGCCGGGGATCCTGCCGGCGATGCGCGGCACCCCGGTCAGTCCCCGCGGCGCCGCCGGGAGACGAGGCTCACGGCGCCGAGCACGGCCAGGGCGACCGCCGCTCCGGCAACCGCGACCAGCCAGAGCGGGGTGTCCCCGGTCGAGGCCTGGGCCGCGGCTTCCTCGGCCGGCTCCTCGGGGACCTCGGCCGTGGGCGTCACGCCGGGGGACGGCTCCGACCCGGCGCCGACCTCGTAGGCGAAGGTGCCCTCGATGGGGTGCCCGTCGCTGGAGACGACGCGCCAGACGACCTGGTAGGTCTGGTCGTCCGGGCCGGCGTCGGCCAGGGGCTGGACGATCCGGTTCCCCTCGGTCTCGAGCGGTCCGTCCGTCACGGAGCGGCCCTCGGAGTCGGTGACCTGCACCTGGTGGCCGATGTTCATCACCTGGCCGGAGAAGGTCAGCTCGAGCTCTCCCGGGGCGGTCGTGAGAGTGGCGCCGGGCTCCGGGCTCACACCGGTGAGCTCGTCGTGGGCGGAGGCGGGCAGGGCGGTCAGGACGGTGAGGGCGCCCGCCGCCAGCAGGGCCGCGGCGCCTCGTGCGGCGCCTCGTGCGGCGCCTGTTGTGGTGTGTCGTGCGGTGCCTGGTGTGCTGTGTCGTGCGGTGCGCATGGGTGGTGTCTCCTCGAGGGGCCCGGGCAGGG
Protein-coding sequences here:
- a CDS encoding NHL domain-containing thioredoxin family protein, which codes for MRLTSRVRASELQGRAWLNTGGQDLDLAALRGKVVILDFWSFCCINCLHVLDELRPLEERFSDVLVTVGVHSPKFEHEADPEALAAAVDRYEVHHPVLDDPELTTWDAYTARAWPTLVVVDPEGYIVAHLSGEGHVQGLVSLVEELVAEHEARGTLHRGDGPYVPRPAPEGDLRFPGKVLPLPDGSFLVSDTGHHRLVQLGNDLETVQRVIGAGQKGHEDGDAATARFTEPQGLTLLPEDVRAVVGYDVVVADSVNHRLRGVDLATGTVRTVAGSGVQRLLDEERARGAEPNAVPVGADPLTVALSSPWDVVWSTRAGRLLVAMAGTHQLFSFDPRSGQLAVLAGTGDEGLKDGPAAEAWFAQSSGLAEDHLGNVWIADSETSALRVLRFDDDGAVAVETAVGEGLFDFGFRDGDAGQARLQHCLGVAQLPDGSVAVADTYNGAVRHYDPRTGQVATLARGLAEPSDVLLDVSGGEPLLVVVEANAHRLVRVPIPATAQRVDEGASQTQRARTKLAPGALAIDVRFAAPTGQKLDDRWGDPTQLKISSSPEGALVAGGGTAQGLRRELVLADGVTEGVLHLTARAAACDGEPGGEIPDHAACHLYQQDWGIPFVLDPEGETELVLDLRGVN
- a CDS encoding copper resistance CopC family protein, whose protein sequence is MRTARHSTPGTARHTTTGAARGAARGAAALLAAGALTVLTALPASAHDELTGVSPEPGATLTTAPGELELTFSGQVMNIGHQVQVTDSEGRSVTDGPLETEGNRIVQPLADAGPDDQTYQVVWRVVSSDGHPIEGTFAYEVGAGSEPSPGVTPTAEVPEEPAEEAAAQASTGDTPLWLVAVAGAAVALAVLGAVSLVSRRRRGD
- a CDS encoding zinc ribbon domain-containing protein, which produces MESNARVLKALGAWLFLVLLGMAAAAVTIALVNKYMYGPETDVRAYFEDLQDGDGGRALGLLNASVPEANAAMLDGDPLEASAEELEDLEVSTVSNDGEQAVVRADYSLGGERHSSEFSLHPVDTQWGFFTVWAFDETPLPTLTVSLPGVTSVDINGMSVALPDSAGEFSAFFPGTYTASYTSELVEADPVSTTLTAPGQDAEVVLEPRPTAALEEEVDRQLKEHLDGCAEQNTLFPAGCPFSYEFDGRVQGDVQWTIESYPDPRIVVGTRGGRGWSLESARGTARIEFDSLDLFTGEVERLERTVPFEVAADLAVDDSTVRVTPRG
- a CDS encoding cytochrome c oxidase assembly protein, giving the protein MSTRTAERADHGTAARAGGRGLDPWLLAAVPVVALTALVVAMVWTGSGAARLAADPGALVRWGLPAAELVHNSALVVVIGALLFAVGIVPSTRRAGRAGTGTDGGNAAPEHPLFTTTLRLAEAAAAVWTVAALAVLVLSYSDVAGVPVGGDGTYTQQLLHYATDIPTGQAQTAIVVTAAVVTTLVFGIRAPLGLLLTLALSCTALVAMALNGHSAGGNDHMGAVNSLGLHLLGVCLWTGGLVVLAWLSPQLSAPDAGTGTLPEGAARGRTAAGPRDRAPIAAVVLRRFSAVAFGAFFLVFLSGTVNAAVRIGSWDQLTSGYGGLVLVKAALTLALGGAGLAHRRWLVPALEAGRLTARRAVWQLVLGELLLMGAVMGIAVALSRTAPPVPEELAPDASPAQILTWYELPPEPTAASWFTTWRVDWLWLAVCLFLALVYLWAFVRVRRRRDSWSVLRTLSWLTGLLALFYITSGGVAVYGRVLFSAHMVEHMALTMVVPIFLVLGSPVSLLLKALEARRDGSRGPREWILRLVHSTFGRIVTHPIFAAVNFAASIVVFYFTPLFHFTLHYHVGHVFMVTHFLITGYLFMLVLIGSDPIPYRPGHMMRLVMLLATMVYHAFVGVALMGSDTLLQASWFGNTGRDWGRSAIEDQQFGGALMWGIGEFPTVVVAVVVAVLWALAGGKENRRVDRQADRTDDAELKAYNDMMARLAERDDRAARR